ATGAAATGGATGAACAAAGTAGCGCAGCTGCAACCAAGAAGTTTGGTTTGCCCAAACTTCCCGCCAGTACCATTTGGATGATCAACTTTGGCTTCTTCGGTGTGCAGATTGCTTTTACCCTGCAAAGCTCACAAATGAGTCGAATTTTTCAAACGATTGGAGCGGATCCCAATAAGTTGGGCTGGTTCTTTATTTTGCCACCTCTTGCAGGCTTAATCGTTCAACCAATTATCGGTTATTATTCAGATCGAACTTGGGCACCCAAGTTGGGCGGCCGTCGATTGCCATACTTGGCATTAGGAACCTTGATTGCCATCATCGTGATGTGTCTGTTGCCTAATTCGGGGAGTTTTGGCTTCGGGTACGCATCAATTACGGCATTGGTATTCGGGGCAGTCACTGTTGCCCTGCTGGATGTGTCGTCTAACATTGCCATGCAGCCATTCAAGATGATGATCGGCGATATGGTCAATGATGACCAAAAGAGTTATGCATACGGCATTCAAAGTTTCCTGTCAAATGGTGGTGCGGTCATCGCAGCCATCTTCCCATTTATCTTTACGGCATTCGGCGTCGCCAATACCGCTAAAAAAGGTGTCGTTCCACAATCAGTTGTGATTTCCTTCTATGTTGGTGCGGCAATTCTGTTACTGACAAGTTTGCTGACCATCTTCAAAGTTCATGAATATGATCCCAAGACTTACGCCAAATATCACGGTATTACTGAAGAGGCTAACTCAACCGGTGGTAACTGGTGGACATTGCTTAAGAAGGCACCGAAAGTATTTTGGACGACGACATTGGTTCAATTCTTCTGCTGGATGGCCTTCCAATATCTCTGGACATACTCTGCCGGTGCGATTGCCAGCAACGTTTGGAACACCACCAACGCCGCTTCCGCAGGCTACCAAGCTGCCGGTAACTGGTACGGTGTTTTAGCAGCCGTTCAATCAATTGCTGCCGTTGCCTGGTCATACG
This genomic window from Lentilactobacillus buchneri contains:
- a CDS encoding SLC45 family MFS transporter, coding for MDEQSSAAATKKFGLPKLPASTIWMINFGFFGVQIAFTLQSSQMSRIFQTIGADPNKLGWFFILPPLAGLIVQPIIGYYSDRTWAPKLGGRRLPYLALGTLIAIIVMCLLPNSGSFGFGYASITALVFGAVTVALLDVSSNIAMQPFKMMIGDMVNDDQKSYAYGIQSFLSNGGAVIAAIFPFIFTAFGVANTAKKGVVPQSVVISFYVGAAILLLTSLLTIFKVHEYDPKTYAKYHGITEEANSTGGNWWTLLKKAPKVFWTTTLVQFFCWMAFQYLWTYSAGAIASNVWNTTNAASAGYQAAGNWYGVLAAVQSIAAVAWSYVLAKMPNNHHKLGYSISLALGAVGFISVFFIHTQYILILSFILVGMAWASMNTYPLTMVTNALSGEHMGTYLGLFNGSICLPQIVASLASFGLFPLLGNAQPNMLLLAGIIMALGAASVGFIKETYKA